Part of the Lonchura striata isolate bLonStr1 chromosome 22, bLonStr1.mat, whole genome shotgun sequence genome is shown below.
tccagctcctcctcactgcagTCCAAGGCAAACACTGACACATTCCCTGGCCAGGCAGGGGTGGGAAACCTTATCAGCCCTGAAAACAAGGACTTAAAATTGGGATTAACCCAAAACACAAGGCTTCCTCATAGCTCAGAGGCACCCGTGGCTTGTTTTGACTACGGAACCTGGATTTTCACAAAACATTGTTAAATGTGTACAAGTAcattgtgtgtgtgttttagtTCTGAGAACTATTTCTTCTcatggggtttgtttttcaCGACTAGGGAAAGCATCATGTGAGCCTGTTGGTCTGTGAGTTTCACATTTGTGATTAAAAACAAATGCAAGAAGTGCAATCTGCCAGAATTCTGCAACTCCTCCTTCTTTAGGctaaaaatgaaagtatttaAATTGTAGCGTTATTAAAACAGTTTAGAATATGAAGCAGAGCATGAATGGTTtgcaagaaataaaacacacacacaataaAATGGGACCAGTCCTTAAAGTCAGAAAGGATAAAACTCTCATCAGGAAAGGCTCTTTCAAAGTAAAAGCATCTAAAGACATTGTCCCAATGCTATCAAATTACGTACAGCTGCTTTCAGCTTCAGGAAACCCTCACAGGAAATAAGTAAGTCCAAAAAtaggaacaaaacaaaaattgtaCCTCAAGGCTGGTGCTGTTGTCCCCTTCATCCACGTCTGGGGGTGCGCAGgagcaaagagaaaagcaaagagaCGACCGAGTTAAGAGATGACCACAGCTTCTGGTCCAAACTCTTGAACAACACAAGGGGAACAATGATTTTTTAACTTTATCCTCCCTTTGTACGGAGCAATAAAACCCGGCAGTGAAGTGCTGGGGGACGAGACTTCTCCCGAAGAAACTTCACAGCCACGGAATTTAGACTCCGGGAGCTGTGGGAGCCCGGGGCACCGCCAGACCCATCCGTGCTCCCTACGGAGAGCAAGCACCGGAACGGCCCCGCGGGAGGGCACGGCACCGACACTGCCGGGGCAAGGCACCGACACTGCCCGGGCAAGGCACCGACACTGCCCGGGCACGGCACCGACACTGCCGGGACAGCACCGACACTGCCGGGGACAGCACCGACACTGCCCGGGGACACTGCCCGGGGCACGGCACCGACACTGCCCCGGGACAGCACCGACACTGCCCCGGGACAGCACCGACACTGCCCCGGGACAGCACCGACACTGCCGGGACAGCACCGACACTGCCCGGGGCACGGCACCGACACTGCCCGGGGACAGCACCGACACTGCCCCGGGACAGCACCGACACTGCCCGGGGACAGCACCGACACTGCCGGGGCACGGCACCGACACTGCCCGGGCACGGCACCGACACTGCCCGGGGACACTGCCCGGGGCACGGCACCGACACTGCCCGGGGACAGCACCGACACTGCCGGGGCACGGCACCGACACTGCCCGGGGACAGCACCGACACTGCCCGGGGCACGGCACCGACACTGCCGGGGCACGGCACCGACACTACCCCGGGCACGGCACCGACACTGCCCGGGGCACGGCACCGACACTGCCCGGGGACACTGCCCGGGGCACGGCACCGACACTGCCCGGGGACAGCACCGACACTGCCCGGGGCACGGCACCGACACTGCCCCGGGCACGGCACCGACACTACCCCGGGCACGGCACCGACACTGCCCGGGGCACGGCACCGACACTGCCCGGGGACAGCACCGACACTGCCCCGGGCACGGCACCGACACTGCCCGGGCACGGCACCGACACTGCCGGGGCACGGCACCGACACTGCCGGGGCACGGCACCGACACTGCCCGGGCACGGCACCGACACTGCCGGGACAGCACCGACACTGCCCGGGACAGCACCGACACTGCCCGGGGACAGCACCGACACTGCCCGGGGACACTGCCCGGGGACAGCACCGACACTGCCCGGGGACACTGCCCGGGGACAGCACCGACACTGCCCGGGCACGGCACCGACACTGCCCGGGGCACGGCACCGACACTGCCGGGACAGCACCGACACTGCCCCGGGCACGGCACCGACACTGCCCGGGGACAGCACCGACACTGCCCGGGGACACTGCCCGGGGACAGCACCGACACTGCCCGGGCACGGCACCGACACTGCCGGGGCACGGCACCGACACTGCCCGGGCACGGCACCGACACTGCCGGGGCAGGGACCGGCACCGACCGCGGGTCACCCTCATGGCCCCCCCGGCCGGACCCGGCTCGCTCTCCCGGCCAGACCCGGGTGCTCTGCCCGGCCCTGTTTCGCCAGGCTAAAGCTCGGGACACGGGCTGCAAACAATTCAACAACAACTCCTCCCGCCGGGCCTGGGGAccagcaccggcaccggccGGGGGCACCGCGCGGCTGCACAAGCACGCCAGGCCCGCGTCCCGCCGCCGCGCTCCAGCGATCCCCGGCACCCTCTCACCTGCTGCCGCTCCTGCTCCCGCCATcctcccggtgccggtgccggtgccagcccccgtcccggtgccggtcccgcagtccccgggccgggccgaagGGCGCTGAGCGCAgaccccgcccgccgccgccagggggcgcggCCGCGCCAGGCCCCGCCCACCCCGCGGGCCGCTCGCTGCTGATTGGCGGGAAAAGCCCCCCTAGAGCCGTTCGGCGCGCGTGCCGCGCGGGGGCAGCATCGGCGCTGCGGATTGGCTGGCGCGGCGCGGCCAATGGGAGCGGGCGCTGTTGGCGTGTGCGGAGGCGGGAGCCGCTCCGGGccgtgaggggagcgcggcCCGGGGAGGTCTCGGTGCCCGCGGGACCGGCTCCGCCTCCGCTGAGCACCCCGTGCTCTCCGGGACTCGCTCCGCCTTCGCCAGCTCCTCGGTGCCCGCGGGGACCGGCCCGGTCTCTCCGAGCTCCCGGGTGCCATCAAGGACCGACCCGGCTCGCTGAGCCCCCGGTGCCCGCAGGGCCTGGCTCCGATCCCGCTGAGCCCCCGGTGCCCGGCATGGGGATGCTGACCCAGCTAGTCCGCGGGCTGGTGCGCGGCGCCGACCGCTTGTCGCCCTTCACCAGCAAGCGCGGCCCCCGGAGCCACAACAAGGGCCGCGGTGCCAAGAAGGTGGGCGTGCTTACCCGCAACAAGAAGTTCCTCCTCGTCAAGGAGATGGTGCCCGAGTTCGTCGTGCCCGACCTGACGGGCTTCAAGCTGCGGCCCTACGTGTCGTACCGCGCCCCCGAGGGCTCCGAGCCGCCCGTGACGGCCAAGCAGCTCTTCGACCAGCTGGTGGCTCCGCGCATCGAGAAGGATGTGAAGGACGGCACGTTCGACCCCGACAACCTGCAGAAGTACGGCTTCGAGCCCACGCAGGAGGGCAAGCTCTTCCAGCTCTTCCCCAAGAACTACGTGCGGTAGGCAGCGGGCAGTGATACCGCCGGCCAGTACGGGACAGACTCCGTCACTGAACGCCACAGCCAATCCTTCTGCCTTGTTTTTCTCTAATACCTGATTTAAATCCGGGTGACACCTGCGGTTTGATTTCCCATCCGTGTCTGGTAATTCCTCTGGGAGACAGTTGTGCCTGCTGAGCAGAGCCTCTCTGAGGTTCTGAGGATGAGGGGTCTGTGATGTTTCTAAATACAAAGTACTGCAAAGTTTAAGaattaaagtttaaaaattaatttaagacTGAAAGCGTTCACTTTGGGAGAAAGGAAGCGAGATCAGTGGATGATGGTCTGTGATGGTCACTTAGTCTGGAATAAGGGCTGCCACATGAGTCCTTACTGTGGAGGTTAAAACCCCCACATTTTCGGGGCTGTGCAGCCCCGATCCCAGAAGGATGAGCTGTGATCAGGGATCAGCCAcagtggggatggggaaggcacaGCTTTTCTGACTGAACTGTGCATTTCTCACCTCCTGTGAAGCCGCTCAGAGCAGTCACACTCAAGTGGCTGCTTCCTGCTTTGCTGCTGTTGGCAGAGGGGCCCTTCAGCCCTTCCCTTCTGAgacttgctgccagccagggcaCTTGGCAGGTGGCTGGAGGgggaagcagggctggagagcagaTCCTGGGCCCTTTGCTGCCAATTCCAGCTTGCTCTTGACCACACCATTTGCCTCTCACCCCATGTGAAGGCAGATAATAACTGGCTCGCCTCATTTCCCTGAGCAAAGCAAGGCCTGGCCTAAAGCTGAAACCAGGCTGGCCCAGTTGGTGTCACCGCTGCCCTCGGGCTGTTCCCTCTCGTCCTCACAGGGCAGTAAAAGCATTACAACCTTTAAAACATGCAGGGACACACCCTCGGTTTTCCCAGGAAACTGGATTGTCCACTGTGCCTCCCAAAGAATATTCACCCCTTGGACTCGAGCCAGGCCAGGGCACAAGGTCCTCATAAGGACTGTCAAgtcatttgatttttaaaactcaaaacaacaacaaaaaaaaagataaatcacttatatttgttttattttagaaacatCCAAAAATAGCATGTTTTTTCTTTAGCAAAAGCTCTTGTTTTCATTACTAATATGAATCTTCATGTAACAGTGCTCCAGAGTGTTTGCTAAAATACACATTCACCCTTGAGGAGGGCATCTCAAAGCAGCAAAGTTCTCACCTGCTGCACCTCATTT
Proteins encoded:
- the MRPL41 gene encoding large ribosomal subunit protein mL41, which gives rise to MGMLTQLVRGLVRGADRLSPFTSKRGPRSHNKGRGAKKVGVLTRNKKFLLVKEMVPEFVVPDLTGFKLRPYVSYRAPEGSEPPVTAKQLFDQLVAPRIEKDVKDGTFDPDNLQKYGFEPTQEGKLFQLFPKNYVR